In Diachasmimorpha longicaudata isolate KC_UGA_2023 chromosome 4, iyDiaLong2, whole genome shotgun sequence, a single genomic region encodes these proteins:
- the LOC135161577 gene encoding uncharacterized protein LOC135161577 gives MQEISDTTKDQEFVPSCLERLQKEALKCLESFPGKVTDLNGIIDIYAPKTGSIDTETINRHPASRSISSTIGEYDVTSALDYDEKIGKTRYDAASLTSYCTLSTYERERNRYGICKRRCYKIHRSRAIVTRRRPAALGQLLVYVASKLVTCTKNMVLAPSLYFVQRIVSMFFQKRHLKNAECGPCADWSSSQSACVTSVKEDNTTVGSFIAVMRPAAIQLISDTTILKRWLQALATSTCQSSVELANATRNTETIDCWAYELFFHLKYLQVNRARDADKVTDGSGINDEVTHMNLWHRMVQLRDNYIILYEILYGNSRIGKIVSCN, from the exons ATGCAAGAAATATCAGACACAACGAAAGATCAGGAATTCGTGCCCTCCTGTCTGGAACGCCTGCAGAAAGAG GCACTGAAGTGTTTGGAGAGTTTCCCCGGTAAAGTCACTGATCTCAACGGTATTATTGATATCTATGCACCCAAGACCGGAAGTATCGACACCGAGACGATCAACAGGCACCCGGCATCCAGATCTATATCGTCAACCATCGGAGAATATGATGTCACGTCGGCTCTGGATTACGATG aaaaaattggaaaaacgaGATATGACGCGGCATCCTTGACGAGCTACTGCACCCTGTCGACCTACGAGCGAGAGAGGAATCGATATGGCATCTGCAAACGTCGATGTTACAAAATTCATCGCTCACGGGCTATCGTAACTCGTCGTCGTCCTGCGGCACTTGGACAACTGCTTGTTTATGTCGCTAGTAAACTTGTTACGTGCACCAAAAATATGGTGCTAGCTCCGTCATTGTACTTTGTGCAGAGGATTGTCTCCATGTTCTTTCAGAA GCGACACCTGAAGAATGCCGAGTGCGGTCCATGCGCGGATTGGAGCAGCTCGCAATCAGCTTGCGTAACATCCGTCAAAGAAGATAATACGACAGTCGGTAGCTTCATAGCCGTCATGAGGCCAGCAGCTATCCAGCTAATATCCGACACCACAATA TTAAAACGCTGGCTCCAAGCGTTGGCTACCAGTACGTGTCAGTCGTCTGTTGAGCTAGCCAACGCAACTAGGAATACGGAGACCATTGACTGTTGGGCTTATGAACTCTTCTTCCACCTCAAGTACCTCCAGGTCAATCGTGCCCGTGATGCCGACAAA GTAACTGATGGTTCCGGAATTAATGACGAGGTAACGCACATGAACTTGTGGCACAGAATGGTCCAGCTCCGTGATAATTACATAATTCTTTACGAAATCCTGTACGGGAATTCAAGAATTGGGAAAATTGTCAGTTGCAACTGA